CTGCATCGGGGATCAGGCCGATCGCACATTCGGGCATGGCAAAGAGTGTCCGTTCTGTGACCACGCGCTGCGAGCCATGCGCCGAAAGACCGACGCCGCCGCCCATGACCACTCCATCCATCAGCGCCAGATAGGGTTTGGGGTAATCTGCGATCAGCGCATTCAGCCGGTATTCATCGCGCCAGAAAGCCTGCGCGCCGTCGTCTTCGCCCAGGATGCCCGCCTGATAGATCGAGACGATATCGCCTCCGGCACAAAAAGCTTTGTCCCCGGCCCCATCGATGATGACCAGCGCGATATCCGGCGCGCAAGCCCAGGTGCGAAGCGCCGTTTCGATCGAAAGGCACATGTCATGGCGCAGCGCATTCAGCGCTTCGGGCCGGTTCAGCGTGATGCGTCCGGCACGGCCTTCGCGCCGGATCAGAACCCCGGTCATGCCGCAACCAGACTGCGGGCCACGATCAGGCGCATGATCTCATTCGTACCCTCAAGGATCTGGTGCACCCTGAGGTCACGCAGGATCTTTTCGATGCCGTAATCTGCCAGATAGCCGTAGCCCCCATGAAGTTGCAGGCATTGGTTCGCCACATCAAAGGCGGTGTCGGTGACGCTGAGTTTCGCCATAGCGCAGTGCTTGGTGGCATCGGGCGCATTCCGGTCCAGCAGCCAGGCTGCCTGACGCAGGAAGGTCCTGGCCGATTGCAGGCGGGTCTCCATTTCGGCCAGCCGGAACTGCAATGCCTGAAAACGGTCCAGCGCCTGGCCGAAGGCCTCGCGTTCGGCCATATAGGCGAGCGTCGCGTCAAAGGCGGCCTGCGCGCCGCCAAGCGCGGTGGCGGCAATGTTCAGCCTTCCGCCATCCAGCCCGGCCATGGCCTGGGCAAAGCCGCCGCCTTCTTCCCCAAGAAGATCGCCCGCTTCGACCCGGACCGCATCCAGATGGACGGCGCAGGTCGGTTGCGCGCGCCAGCCCATCTTGTCTTCGGGCGGACCAAAGGACAGGCCCGGCGCATCCGCCTCGACCACAAAGGCCGAAATGCCGCGCGGCCCCGCCGCGCCGCTGCGGGCCATGACAATATAGGCATCGGAATAGCCGCCCCCCGAAATGAAGGCCTTGCTGCCGGTGAGCCGCCAGCCGGTACCGTCGCGCTCGGCCCTTGTGCGCAGGGCCGCCGCATCCGAGCCCGAGCCGGGTTCTGTCAGGCAGTAAGAGAGCACCCGGTCCATGCGGCAGGCCTCGGGCAGGATGCGCGCCCGCAATGCGGGGCTGCCAAATCGGTCCACCATTGCGGCACACATATTATGGATCGACAGAAAGGCCGCGACCGAGGGGCAGGCCATGGCCAGCCCCTCGAAAACCAGAGTGGCGTCAAGCCGGGTGAGCCCGCTTCCGCCATGGTCCGGCCCGACACAAAGCCCCCCAAGCCCGAGTGCCGCGAGCTTTGGCCAAAGCGTGCGGGGGATGGTGCCCGCGGTTTCCCAGGCGCGGGCATGGGGGGCGATCTCGGCCGTGCCGAGGTCACGGGCCATGTCGAAAATCGCCTGTTGTTCTTCGCTTAAGGCGAAATCCATGTCGATATCCTCACAGATGCAAAGGCTGGCCGAGCGCGCGCAGGCCGGCCTCATGAAAGGCCTCGCCCCGGCTTGGATGGGCGTGGATGGTGGCGGCGATATCGGCAAGGGTTGCGCCCATCTCGATGGCAAGCGCGAATTCCCCGGCGAGTTCCGCCACGCCTGCGCCGGTTGCCTGGATGCCGAGGATCTCGCGGCCCTGCGGGTCGGCGATGACCCGGACAAAGCCGTCGGACTGTGCTTCGGTCAGGGCTTTGCCATTGGCAGCAAAGGGGAAAATGGCGATTTTAACCGCGCCGCGCGCTGCGGCCTCTTCGGGCAAAAGCCCGACCGAGACGATTTCGGGATCGGTGAAGCAGATCGCCGGCATGGCGCGGTGATCGGTCGGATGACGTTCGCCTGCGATCAGGCGGGCAACCCTTTCGCCCTGCGCCATGGCGCGATGCGCCAGCATCGGGTTGCCGGTCACATCCCCGATGGCAAAGACGCCTGCCATCGAGGTGCGGCAATCGGCATCGACCCGGATGAAATCCCCGTCACGGGCCAGATCAAGCCCGGGGATCCCGGCCTCGCGGCTGCGCGGACGTCTGCCGATGGTGACCAGCACCTTTTCTGCAGTGACTTCACGCGGCCCGCTGCCATCGGTCAGGTGCAGAACACCGTCGGCATGGGATCCGGCGCGGGCCCCGGTCAGCACGGTAACGCCCAGCCGGTCCAGCGCGGCATGCAGCGGCGCCGTCAGATCCCGGTCCCAGACCGGCAGGAGGCGCGGCCCCGCCTCGGCCACAGTGACCTGCACGCCCAGCTTTGCGAAAGCCATGCCGAGTTCCAGCCCGATATAGCCGCCCCCAACCACCGCCAGACTTGCGGGCAGGCTGGTCAGGGCAAGCGCCGCGGCTGAAGAGAGGATGGCGCCGCCAAAGGGCAGGGCGGCCAGTTCAGCCGGCGCAGAACCAGTGGCAATGACCAGGGTTTCCGCCCTGATCTGCAACATGCCATCTGGCGTTGTCACCACTGCCGTTTTGCCGTCGCGCAGTTCGGCATGGCCGGTCACCAGCCTGACCTTTGCCTTGCGCAACAGCGTGACCACCCCCTGGGAAAGCTGGCGCACCACACCGTCTTTCCATTCAAGCGCCTCACCCATATCGAAAGCGGCACCTGTCGCGCTCAGCCCGGCAAAGCTCCGGCGTGACAGGCTTTTGATCCGATGGAACTCTCCCGCGACATGGATCAGCGCCTTTGACGGGATGCAGCCGATATTGAGGCAGGTCCCCCCTGCCGCAGCTTCTTCGACCAGCACCGTATCGATGCCCAGCTGCGCGGCGCGCAACGCGCAGACATAACCGCCGGGCCCACCGCCGATGATCAGCAGCCGACAGGTGATTTCGTTCATCTCATGGCCTCAAGAAACAAAAGAGCGGGGGTTTCCAGCAGCTCTTTCAGGTGCTGCACGAAAAGCGCGGCATCATGGCCGTCGATGATGCGGTGATCGAAGCTGCATGAGATATTCATCATCCGGCGTGGCTCGAAACCCGATCCGTTCCAGAAGGGGCGGATCGCCATACGGTTGACGCCGATAATGGCAACTTCGGGCGCATTCAGGATCGGCGTCGTTGCGATGGCCCCAAGGGCACCCAGCGAGCTGATGGTGATGCTTGAGCCGGAAAGTTCTTCGCGGCTGGCGCGGCCATCGCGGGCGGCCTCTGCCAGACGGGCGATTTCTGACGCGATCCCGGTCAGATCAAGCGTTTCGGCATGGCGCAGAACCGGCACCACCAGCCCCGCTTCGGTCTGGGTTGCAATGCCCGCATGAAGCCCGCCGAAACGGCGCAGGATGCCTTCATCGGCCAGATGATGCGCGTTCATCACCGGCTGATCGGCGACCGCAATCACCAGCGCGCGGATGAGAAAGGGCAGAAGCGTCAGCTTCGCCACGCCGGGTCTGTTCTTTGCCCTAGTGTTGAGGCTCTGGCGCAGGGTCTCAAGCGCCGAGACATCGATCTCTTCGATGATGGTGATATGGGGGATGCGGTTTGCCTCCTCCATCCGCTGCGAGATGCGTCGGCGCAGCCCGATCACCCGGCTTTCCGTGACCGAGAGATCCGGGCGTGGCCCGTGCCGGCTTGCGAAAGGATCGAACCGCTCGATATCCTCGCGCAGGATGCGGCCTTCGGGACCGGAGCCGGTGAGAAGCCGCAGGTCGATGCCGCGTTCGCGCGCGAAGGCCCGCACCGAAGGCGCGGCGAGGACAGCGCCCGTCGCAGGCTGCGCTGCCTTTGCCGGAATGGCGACAGGTTTCACCGGATCAGATGCCTGGACCACGGATGCGACTGTGGCGGAAGTGT
This genomic window from Rhodobacter sp. 24-YEA-8 contains:
- a CDS encoding acyl-CoA dehydrogenase family protein; the encoded protein is MDFALSEEQQAIFDMARDLGTAEIAPHARAWETAGTIPRTLWPKLAALGLGGLCVGPDHGGSGLTRLDATLVFEGLAMACPSVAAFLSIHNMCAAMVDRFGSPALRARILPEACRMDRVLSYCLTEPGSGSDAAALRTRAERDGTGWRLTGSKAFISGGGYSDAYIVMARSGAAGPRGISAFVVEADAPGLSFGPPEDKMGWRAQPTCAVHLDAVRVEAGDLLGEEGGGFAQAMAGLDGGRLNIAATALGGAQAAFDATLAYMAEREAFGQALDRFQALQFRLAEMETRLQSARTFLRQAAWLLDRNAPDATKHCAMAKLSVTDTAFDVANQCLQLHGGYGYLADYGIEKILRDLRVHQILEGTNEIMRLIVARSLVAA
- the lpdA gene encoding dihydrolipoyl dehydrogenase produces the protein MNEITCRLLIIGGGPGGYVCALRAAQLGIDTVLVEEAAAGGTCLNIGCIPSKALIHVAGEFHRIKSLSRRSFAGLSATGAAFDMGEALEWKDGVVRQLSQGVVTLLRKAKVRLVTGHAELRDGKTAVVTTPDGMLQIRAETLVIATGSAPAELAALPFGGAILSSAAALALTSLPASLAVVGGGYIGLELGMAFAKLGVQVTVAEAGPRLLPVWDRDLTAPLHAALDRLGVTVLTGARAGSHADGVLHLTDGSGPREVTAEKVLVTIGRRPRSREAGIPGLDLARDGDFIRVDADCRTSMAGVFAIGDVTGNPMLAHRAMAQGERVARLIAGERHPTDHRAMPAICFTDPEIVSVGLLPEEAAARGAVKIAIFPFAANGKALTEAQSDGFVRVIADPQGREILGIQATGAGVAELAGEFALAIEMGATLADIAATIHAHPSRGEAFHEAGLRALGQPLHL
- a CDS encoding dihydrolipoamide acetyltransferase family protein, producing the protein MGIHSIRVPDIGEGIAETEIAEWLVSPGDLVAEDQPVAAVMTDKATVEIPSPVAGRVIALAAETGTILAVGAELIRLEVDGPGSAPLPADLLSSDPLAPETVAPVADTSATVASVVQASDPVKPVAIPAKAAQPATGAVLAAPSVRAFARERGIDLRLLTGSGPEGRILREDIERFDPFASRHGPRPDLSVTESRVIGLRRRISQRMEEANRIPHITIIEEIDVSALETLRQSLNTRAKNRPGVAKLTLLPFLIRALVIAVADQPVMNAHHLADEGILRRFGGLHAGIATQTEAGLVVPVLRHAETLDLTGIASEIARLAEAARDGRASREELSGSSITISSLGALGAIATTPILNAPEVAIIGVNRMAIRPFWNGSGFEPRRMMNISCSFDHRIIDGHDAALFVQHLKELLETPALLFLEAMR